aggctctcaccgagctgtactcgatgcccaatggggcacaagctccgactgaggagggtgaggcgagcgggggcgagagccaggaagaggaggaatgggactcggatgttgcataggatgacgacgacgacgatgatgatgacgatgatgacgatgacgttgaggacgaggaagaagaggaggaggaggtcgtaccaccgcgctcagaaaggcggtcgaagcttgtccacgacccttcgtctgaacgtggcaagggggttgcgaccgttgttcagtcgaccaagcgccctcggaccacctctccggtgccgactgaaaaggcgccgaagcagcccagggcggcctcgtcgaagccgatcaagctcctgccgaagatgaaggtgtccatccccatcatatcagggtaatcgtgctgcttaagtcttcttattttgtgtgaactttgtctctggtcgacgctgaagttagtcgactgatcctttggagttgcagtgctgctacttctgaaacctcagcccgggctgatgaccacgagatggaggacgcagcaacttcgaacccaggtactgtattcttaacgccgttcttagtcgactgactcgcgatctctgatcctgattcttctccgtagctccacccaatactgttatcaatctccctgatgacgatgaggatgaagaaccactgaagcgcaggaggagtaggaaagcgtccaccagtaaggtgccccaggatgtgacggcgcctgagattttgattgcggaggaagagaacaccactcgacacacggtgtccttcgcagatccattgacgagtgctccgcagccctccctcttcacgacgcaccacgtcccagaggaccaagctggcgcggcgaaggaagccatacgccaggcgggaatcatgatggagcagttgaagaccatccgggatgcgagccaggcagcttatgacgccagttctgccctccagagcaatgtccaggtcagtcgaccacagtttgttctgttggatatgctgccaaaaacttttcctttccggaatttatagtagtcacccactgggtgttgtcgattaaactccgtattagcgggggcacgctgagtgcacccgctgggtgtagtccccaaggctaaggtcgactgctggcagtcggccttaggctttatgatgtcaatctttctgtcagtcgactatgtcgactggatttcacgaaccggtgggggcacgctgagtgcacccactgggtgtagtccccgagactgtggtcgactgcttgcagttgatcacagtcttaaagaatacatctcgtttttttttgaggtcgactggtcgactttgtcttcaacagaattagtgggggcacgctgagtgcacccactgggtgtagtccccgagactacggtcgaatgcttgtattcggctgtagtcttagaaacgtgtgttttttcctttttcactcggaagtgaattatatttgacatttagtcgattggttcttcgcagaactcttgtgatcttgtggctcgctactctgagctggaaaacaagcacactcaactcgagctgagcttgaagctggttcaggagaagctgacgaaggcaaaggaggagaccgaaggtatgtttggtgagaccctgacgactgcttttccccttgcttgtttcaaaatctgatcttgctgtaacttgcaggtaaggtaagggaggcccagcagaagaaagacctcgaactagctgagaagatcaagcttgctgacgagaagttagcttcagtcaccaagcttgaacaagacaataccaatctgaaagctgctcttgggatcgccaacaaggaggtcagtcgactaaaaactgataaagctgccctgaccgaccaagtcagcaaattgactgggaagaaaactgatctggaggccttcctgagtagtcttgccaagaagctgtttcttatgcttgaaggtaaacctctatgcttggcaaacatttccaattgtggtttttccattcgaccatccccttgacttagtgatcatccttgcagaattttgtcaaaactttgaagaagaaactagccggctggagccaaacctcgaccccgtcaattctccggtgaacgacgaagttgccatggatgttttccgactggagtctcgtgttgcagctgtcgtggactatctcgcaaggctgaaggccgccacatctcgcatcgactcgacgctctggcctgaggagacacttcagaatgaccttgagtcgctgatggcccggttgaacacgatccctggtcgagtgcaggaatggaagaagtcctcggctcggtgtggtgcagatgttgctctgtgtctggcccgagtccactgtaaagatgcgcgagaagagaagctggcggctcttcgggtggccaacaccaagaaacacgacttcaggtcctttatggaaactttccttgcagctgccactcggatcgccgacggaattgaccttgatgaattcgttgcaccttccagccctccacaggaggggtaaaaaacttcttctggctcgacgctttaaatttgcctcggtatgccgagtggaattgtaaccgataaaccttaacaggcttaacgcctgagcactctcggttcctttagatatcgattgaaacttgaatttggtgcttgaatacgattgcctttggctcgaaatgtcttttgcaggttcaaagcaaggcgcctttactgcaatcgacttattcttcagtccacttaggcgagcactgggctgcagctaagcccccgagtgagaggtttactcttcactcggcaggatttttataacttaggcgagcatagggctgcagctaagcctccgagtgaaaatatggcttaccactcggtaggattttgataacttaggcgagtgcttggactgcagctaagcccccaagtgagaggtttactcttcactcggcaggttttttataacttaggcgagcatagggctgcagctaagcctccgagtgaaaatctggcttaccactcggtaggattttgataacttaggcgagtgcttggactgcagctaagcccccgagtgagaggtttactcttcactcggcaggatttttataacttaggcgagcatagggctgcagctaagcctccgagtgaaagtctggcttaccactcggtaggatttttgttacttaggcgagtgcttggactgcagctaagcccccgagtgagagggttgctcttcactcggtaggattttgtaacttaggcgagtgcttggactgcagctaagcccccgagtgagagggttgctcttcactcggtaggatttttgtaacttaggcgagtgcttggactgcagctaagcccccgagtgagagggttgctcttcactcggtaggatttttgtaacttaggcgagtgcttggactgcggctaagcccccgagcgagaggtttgctcttcactcggtaggatttttataaccttaggcgagcacagggctgcagctaagcctccgagtgaaagtctggcttaccactcggtaggattttgataacttaggcgagtccttggactgcagctaagcccccgagtgagagggttgctcttcactcggtaggatttttgtaaccttaggcgagcacagggctgcagctaagcctccgagtgaaagtctggcttaccgctcggtaggattttgataacttaggcgagtccttggactgcagctaaacctccgagtgaaagtctggcttaccactcggtaggattttgataacttaggcgagtgcttggactgcagctaagcccccgagtggaagtctggcttaccactcggtaggattttgataacttaggcgagtgcttggactgcagctaagcccccgagtgagagggttgctcttcactcggtaggatttttataacttaggcgagtgcttggactgcagctaagcccccgagtgagagggttgctcttcactcggtaggatttttataacttaggcgagcacagggctgcagctaagcccccgagtgagagggttgctcttcactcggtaggatttttataacttaggcgagcacagagctgcagctaagcctccgagtgaaagtctggcttaccactcggtaggattttgataacttaggcgagtgcttggactgcagctaagcctccgagtggaagtctggcttaccactcggtaggattttgataacttaggcgaaacggattcgcagctaagcctccgagtgggagtctggctcaccactcggtaggatttttacaaacttaggcgaaacggattcgcggctaagtcacccactgagggggaattttattggacaaaaataaaaagtgacagaaattatggaggaactatgacactattattttgaggtccatgaactacagaagtactttattgcaactcatccgagtgataaaacttaagtgtaaaatgggcggagtagctccgcgttccaagctcggggctcgtcgatattatgctcgacgttgtaaagacggtacgccccgttgtggagaaccttggtgacgatgaaggggccttcccaagaaggagcaagcttgtgtggtttgtgctgatccactcggagaactaaatcccttcctggaaggctcgacctctcacatttctggcgtggaaacgacgcaaatcttgttggtagatggtcgaccggatcagagccatctccctttcttcctctaaaaggtcgactgcgtcctgccgcgcttgttcagcctctgcttcgttgtagatttcaactcgaggagcattgtggagaagatcactcggcaagactgcttcagctccgtagaccaagaagaatggagttcttccggtcgaccgattaggtgtggtccgcagcccccaaagcactgagggaagttcgtcgacccaagctccagccgcgtgtttgagatcacgcatcagtcgaggcttcaatcccttaagaatcagtccattagctcgctctgcttgtccattcgactgcggatgggcgactgaagcgtagtcgacccgtgtgccttgggagttgcagaaatctctgaattcctccgagtcaaagttcgacccattatccgtaatgatgctgtgcgggactccatatctgaatattagttccctgatgaagctaacagcagtaccggtgtcaaggctcttgattggtttagcctcgatccacttggtgaacttgtcgactgccaccagtacatgcgtgaagccacttcgtcctgttctcaaaggaccgaccatgtccagtccccatactgcgaaaggccagacgagtgggatggtcttcagagccgacgcaggcttgtgcgacatattcgagtagaactgacatccctcgcacttatccactatctcttttgccatctcattcgcctttggccagtaaaatccggctcggtatgctttggccacgatggtccgagaggacgcatgatgaccacaggtccccgagtgaatatcattgaggatgagtcgaccttcttctggtgttatgcacttctgaccaactccagtcgcgctttctctgtataattgtcctttgattacggtaaaggccttagatcgacggacgatctgtcgagcctcttcctcatcctccggaagctcttttctcaggatatatgcgacatacggaactgtccagtcgggaatgaccaccaaaacctccatgatcaagtcgaccaccgctgggacttcaacttcagtcggatctgtggcactcttgggctgtggagtttcttcggtgaaaggatcttctttgactgacggagtgtgtatatgctccaagaacacaccactcggaatggcttctctcttggaacctatctttgctagatcatcagctgcttgatttttcagtcggggtatatgatggagctccaacccctcgaacttcttttccagcttcctcactgcactgcagtatccagtcatggctgggcttctcacgtcccactctttcatcacctggttgaccactaaatccgagtcgccatagaccatcaggcgacggacgccgagtgaaatggccatgcgcaacccatataagagggcctcatattctgcctcattgttggaggaatcaaagtgaatctggagcacatatctgagcttatctcctctgggggaaaccaggacaaccccagcaccggaaccattcaacatcttagagccatcaaagaacatggtccaatgctccgagtgaacttcagtcggctgctgttgttcaatccactcggcgaggaaatctgctattgcctgggacttaatggctttctttgcctcaaacttgatatcaaggggaagaagttcaatcgcccatttggccactcgaccagttgcatctctgttgtgcaaaatctctgatagtggagcgtcgctgacgactgtgatggaatgatcagaaaaataatgagcaaccttctttgtggtcatgtatattccatacacaagcttctgataatgaggatatctctgcttggatggagtcaagacttcagacaaataatacactgggcgctgaactttgagagcttttccttcttcttcccgctcgaccgtaagcacagtactgacgacttgtcctgtggctgcgatatagagcaacagaggctctttgctgattggagcagcaagcaccggctgggtggagagcagagcttttagctcggcaaacgctgcatcagcttctggagtccactcgaacttgtctgtcttcttcatcagtcggtaaagaggcaatgccttttcaccgagtcgtgagatgaatcgacttaatgcggccaagcatccagtaagcttctggacatcgtgcactcgcacagggcgtttcattcggagaatagtgccaatcttctctgggttagcgtcgattccccgttcggaaacgagaaaaccgagtaacttgccaccaggaactccaaatgtgcactttgatggattgagcttgatatcatatcttctgaggttggcaaatgtttcggcgagatcagcgagcaggtcggaaccttttcgtgacttgacaacaatatcatccatatatgcttccacattccgactgatttgagtgagtagacacttctgaatcattcgcataaatgtggctccggcattcttgaggccgaatggcatggtgatatagcagaagcacccgaatggagtgatgaaagctgtttttacctcgtcgggtccgtacagacggatctggtggtacccggagtaggcatctaaaaaagatagcctctcgcatcccgcggtcgagtcaacaatttgatctatgcgagggagaggaaaatgatctttcgggcaggcccggttgatgtgcttgaaatcaatgcacattcggagcgacttgtccttcttaggaaccatgacgacattagcgagccactcggagtggtatatctctcggataaatcctgccgccaacagtcgagccacttcttcaccaatggcttttctcttctggacggcggaccgccgaagatgctctttgactggttttgcagatgagtcgactcttaggcgatgctcagccagtcccctgggaacacctggcatgtcagcgggcttccatgcaaaaatgtcccagttctcacggaggaactggatgagcgcttcttcctattttgggtcgagtgttgtggagatgcgggtcggagctgcatcggggtcggtcgggtgaatgtgaacaggcttcgtctcaccggacgactggaatgcagactctgtggcgggtttctttgatcgcagcaagtcactcggatctgcgttttgcttgtattcctcgaactcgaccgctgtcacctgggaatcggcaatcttggagcccttctgaaagcactcttctgcctttttcctatcaccggtgacagtgatcactcctttggggccgggcatcttcaatttgaggtacacgtaacatggtcgagccatgaaccgtgcgtaagctggtctccccaaaatggcatgatatgcactctgaaaatccacgacctcaaacgtcaacttttctttgcgaaaatgtttcgaatcaccaaacaccacgtccagggctatttggccgagtgactcggctttcttccctggaataactccatgaaagctcatgttactagtgctcagtcgggacatcggaatgcccattcctttcagtgtgtctgcatacaacaaattcagcccgcttccaccatccatcagcacctttgtcagtcgagtgccttcgacaactggatcgaccaccaaagcttgccttccaggggtggcaatgtgagtcgggtggtcagattggtcgaatgtgatgggtatttgagaccatttcagataatttgcttttgctggggcaaccatgttcacctctcggttaatgactttcagtcgactcctgctttccacatctgcaaagatcatcagagtggagttgatatgcggatatccttcctcactgtcctccttgtcttcggccttgtccgactccttctccttgtccttagactgttttccctgaaactgctggatcaggagtcgacattggcgagtggtgtgcttcgggtagatgatattcccctcttcgtctttcttcgtgtggatgtgacatggcatatccattacgtcgttcccttctttatcctttaccttcttggggttccaggatccttttggtttccccttaaactttccctgagtcacggccagagcctctccaggagctgccggttcagccttccgcttctgtttccgactggtgtttcctttttccgactgactcggcttgtgcttgccgcttcggagtcggtcttcttcttcgccgttggcgtacttggtagcaatctccatcatccgactcaaggtcatgtcaccggttcgaccaaacttcaaactcagttctctgttcttgacgccatctttgaaggcgcagactgcctgatgatcagacacattctccacagtgtggtgcaaagtgatccacctctgaatatactctctgagagtctcattagccttctgcacgcagacttgcaactctgtcaatccagctggtcgcttgcaagttccttcaaacgttctgatgaacactcgggacagatctcccaagtgtaaatgctgctaggaggtaattgagtcaaccatgccctggcagaaccttccagcatgaggggcaaatgcttcatggccacctcgtcgttcccaccaccaatctgaactgccactcggtagtcctcaagccaagtttcaggcttagactcaccagtgaacttgctgactcctgttgccaacctgaaattgggagggataactgcggctctgatagctctgctgaaacattcaggaccagaaacatgcactcgactgcttgtgggtacatctctgtcgagtccgcctcgatgggctctgttccggtcgaccaaaccttgcacgataatggatcgcgcgtcgaagcctggttctctggggtcgactggaacccttcgccctgtactgtactgacgcctgtcatcttgctgccaaggagcgtaagacccacccctcggaggggaattgggcactcgacgcctatcatctcggtcgagtcggtcgccatattgatctcgccgattctcgcgcccttcacgccgcggaggcgatctggggctgtgagccgactgaaccgtattcgcagtgacggatcgactgtgaattctgttgcgcgactgagacacggctgaattctgatctcctgctgcccggagcagatccctgatctgcagcaaacctctgccagcttccgactgcgaaggctggatggactctgctatacgggtcgcagctactaaattctggattggggtttgatatacctgagtcggcgggaagagttgacgtcgactggtgtcgggaactcgttgccgcgcgcgctcgtcgagtgctcgctgaagattctccagtcgagtgcgttcggccaaattggccagacgtgcctcctccaaggcacgagcctcgggggtttctcctgcgatgggagtacgcagggcatccacgttcctgcggcgaagttcctctctttgcagagagtcgagtggctcgggctggtactcttcgtagcctcgtgcggggtcgtctccgtcacctgctccaccatcacgggcgaagccagggggactgcggggcccgtcgaccatcaagatttccgccgctggatcactgctaccgcactcggatgcagtctctacggagccagtcgacagatcgaacaagccgtagagagattcgtcgggctcgattgccgcaacttgggtggtggccgattggcgagccaccgcgtgcctcacccatcgctgaagcctcgaccggcccgagcgcttgcgctggagggagaccgggagggtggacgatggaggagccgaccgatactgggtcgacggttgccgcagcagaacgccgcggacacatgcgcgaaaatgcgtcgcaccgcggacggggagcgcatcaacgtcgagtggagcctcctggagccacgcggagtcgtcggcgatgaaggtgagagtgccgagacggatctcttgacccccgaccaaaactccagcagacaccatgatgaaagtactcggaagaatcgcaacttctccacaaaaatcgctaaaacacctgccccacggtgggcgccaactgtcgtggttctaagcctgacagtagagtggggggtaggtatggagaggcaaggtcctagctatggagaggttgtaaacacaagggatgtacgagttcaggcccttctcggaagaagtaatagccctacgtctcggagcccggaggcggtcgagtggattatgagtatatgagttacaagatgccgaacccctctacctgtggaggggggtggcttatatagagtgcgccaggaccccagccagcccacgtaggagagggtttaaggtgagttaagtctggggcgttactggtaacgccccacataaagtgcctttactatcataaagtctacttgattacaggccgttgcagtgcagagtgcctcttgaccttctggtggtcgagtgagtcttcgtggtcgagtccttcaaatcagtcgagtgtgtccctcgttagtcgactggaaggcgacttcttctaagggtgtccttgggtaaggtacttagatcaggtccatgaccctaccctaggtacataaccccatcaatcatcgctgatatgcagctttgcggacttCCAAGGTGGCTCGCTAAAGACGAAACCACTactgttgaacgaatcagaccaggGCAATACGCCGTACACGcaatcgaactccagatctggtaCCCTATATGACTAAGACGTCGGAGGAAGAAACCATACCTGTCATCCACATACCACAAAACTAGCACATgatccaccatcttccagatgTCGCCGATGCAGACCATAATCAGCATCCGCTTCTGGACTACCTCCCAGGCTTCGCACCAGCGCTGGAGCAAACGTTGTCGTAACGGCAGGGACCAAGGACACAGGTCCGCCACGAGGATGCGGCCACTGCagcaccatccttgcttgaacagactggatTTCAAATCCACGCCCAACCAAAGGACCGATCACCTCGTCGGAGTAGGATCTGAATAAACTTTATTTAGCTCCGCCATTGACGTCACCGAAGCAAAATGATGAACAGCCGAAAAGCTAAGCTAATCCGGCTTAAAACTATCCACACGCATGGATCCGACGAATCCACTCATCATTGACGACCGAGGTCAACTGAGGGGAGCGTCCTCGAAGAATGCACCTGGCGAGTTTGCTTTTTTTTTCTTCTAGAGGAAGAAAGAACGATACTACAACTAAACCGGCATTATGACACCTACCAATGCAACGGAAAGCAACCAAACTCTTCTGTATTTGTAGCAAGTGGGAGTGGGCGATACTCTAGTACGCATATATATACGAGCCTCTCACtcattatatgaacaaaaaatatatATAGCACCACAGTCTTCTCTTGAAGGCCATCAATGGCGGCCAAGACTAAGGCACCAGCTGGTACTCCGGTCGGCCCCGTCCCTTTCGCGGACGTCGAGACCGACCCAGGCTTGGTCTCTCCGGTGCCGGAGCAGCTCCCGGAAGAGCACGCCGCCCTGCCGAGCGCGTCCGCGTTTAACGGCCCGACGAACATCCGTTGCTACCAGGGCTTCTGGCTGTCGGATTACTTGTCCGCCGCGGCCGTCGCCCTGCAGCGCCGCTTCGAGCCCTGCCGCGACGACATCATCGTCGCAAGCTTTCCCAAGTCCGGCACCACGTGGCTCAACGCCCTGGCGTTCGCCACCATGGCACGGCGCGCTTACCCGGCCGCCGACGCCGGGCACCCGCTGCTACGCCTCAACCCGCACCAGTGCATCCCTTTCCTGGAGAACCTCTTCCGGAGCCGCGCGGAGGCCGCCAAGCTCGAGGCCCTGCCGTCCCCGCGCCTCATGAACACGCACATGCCGCTCGGCATGATAATGCCGGGCGCCGGCGGGTGCAAGGTCGTCTACGTCTGCAGGGAACCCAAGGACATGGTCGTCTCGTTGTGGCACTTCCTCCGGCATCTGCGGCCAGACCTGGCGCTGGCCGACGTCCTCGACTCCGTGTGCAGCGGCGCGGTGCCGTATGGACCCGTCTGGGACCACATCCTCGGCTACTGGCGCGCCAGCATCGCGAGGCCGGACGCCGTGCTGTTCTTGCGGTACGAGGAGCTGCTGCGCGACCCCGCCGGGAACGTCAGAGAGCTGGCGCGGTTCGTCGGGCTGCCCTTCTCGGAcgccgaggaggaggccggcgtcgTCCAGGACATCGTCAAGCTCTGCAGCTTCGGGCACCTCAAGCCCCTGGAAGCCAACTCGACAGGCCAGTTGGATCCCCTCGTCCCGGTGCCGCGCGAGGCGCTGTTCAGGAAGGGCGTGGCCGGCGACTGGGCGAACCACATGACGCCGGAGATGGCGCGACGCCTCGA
The window above is part of the Triticum aestivum cultivar Chinese Spring chromosome 2A, IWGSC CS RefSeq v2.1, whole genome shotgun sequence genome. Proteins encoded here:
- the LOC123184447 gene encoding cytosolic sulfotransferase 5-like, whose product is MAAKTKAPAGTPVGPVPFADVETDPGLVSPVPEQLPEEHAALPSASAFNGPTNIRCYQGFWLSDYLSAAAVALQRRFEPCRDDIIVASFPKSGTTWLNALAFATMARRAYPAADAGHPLLRLNPHQCIPFLENLFRSRAEAAKLEALPSPRLMNTHMPLGMIMPGAGGCKVVYVCREPKDMVVSLWHFLRHLRPDLALADVLDSVCSGAVPYGPVWDHILGYWRASIARPDAVLFLRYEELLRDPAGNVRELARFVGLPFSDAEEEAGVVQDIVKLCSFGHLKPLEANSTGQLDPLVPVPREALFRKGVAGDWANHMTPEMARRLDEIVADKFHATGLTFR